Genomic DNA from Arthrobacter sp. B1I2:
TATTGCCGGCCGTTACCCGGACCTGCTGGTGCCGCTGCACGGCGCCCACCAGGCACAAAACGCCGCCGTGGCGGTGGCCGCCCTGGAGGCGTTCTTCGGCGGTGAAAAGGAACTCGACTTCGAGGTGCTGCAGGAAGGCTTTGCGGCTGTCACATCGCCAGGCCGCCTGGAGGTGGTCCGGACCGCGCCCACCATCATCGTGGACGCCGCCCACAACCCCGACGGCATCAAGGCCTCCGCCGCCGCCCTGCAGGAAGCATTCACCTTCACGAGGCTGGTTCCGGTGGTGGGCGTGCTCAAGGAGAAAGACGCCGAGGAGATCCTGCGCGGGCTCAGGGAAGCCCTGGGGGAAATGGCGGCGGAATATTGCTTCACGCAGTCCAACTCTCCCCGGGCCGTCCCGGCCGCCGAGTTGGCCGAGCTTGCCATCGACCTGGGATTTGGCGAGGACAACGTCCACATTGCCGAAAAACTGGACGACGCGCTGGAATGGGCCGTGGAACGGGCCGAAGCCAATGACGACCTCTCCGGCGGCGTGCTGGTCACAGGCTCCATCACCCTGGTGGCAGAGGCGCGGATCCTGCTCGGAAAGACGGAGGCGTAGGCGTGGCGAGATTGACCAAGGCCCAGCGCGAGTGGCGTCCCGGGATGCCAAAGAAGCGCCGCTCCACCAAGGTGATGTTCGCTTCCACCGTGCTGCTCCTCGAAGCATTCGTCATGTTCTTCGCCACCCTGGTGGTGTTCGGCCTGCGCCGCGGGGAGTTCCCGCCGGCGCTGATCCTCGGCGTGGGAATCGCCCTCAGCGTCGTCATGATCTTCGCCTGCGCAGTCCTCAACAAACCCTGGGGCATCGGTTTGGGATGGATCCTGCAGCTGGTCCTGATCCTCACGGGCATCTTCGAACCGGCCAT
This window encodes:
- a CDS encoding DUF4233 domain-containing protein, whose amino-acid sequence is MARLTKAQREWRPGMPKKRRSTKVMFASTVLLLEAFVMFFATLVVFGLRRGEFPPALILGVGIALSVVMIFACAVLNKPWGIGLGWILQLVLILTGIFEPAMFLVGALFAVAWWYGIRTGIRLDREATQRAREQAAWEAAHPDGAAGPAQPQSP